In Devosia sp. 1566, a single genomic region encodes these proteins:
- a CDS encoding cyclic nucleotide-binding domain-containing protein, translated as MDDTAAMLARAEFLEMCDDEQRRMLAFAGDQQHFGAEQVLYRAGEIPSGAFVLLEGVLQVAPQGDGSAPYTIDEPGSVVSAMALILAKPRPVTITALTEAQVFFVPRHAFMKLVQQSPVLAQRVAERIQADLGSYLEALQPIRNKFKR; from the coding sequence ATGGACGATACGGCCGCGATGTTGGCGCGGGCCGAGTTCCTGGAAATGTGCGACGACGAGCAGCGGCGCATGCTGGCCTTTGCCGGCGACCAGCAGCATTTCGGCGCCGAACAGGTGCTGTACCGGGCCGGCGAGATTCCGAGCGGCGCCTTTGTGCTGCTCGAGGGAGTCCTGCAGGTGGCGCCACAAGGCGACGGCTCGGCCCCCTATACAATCGATGAGCCCGGCAGCGTTGTTTCTGCCATGGCGCTGATCCTGGCCAAGCCTCGTCCCGTCACCATCACTGCTTTGACCGAAGCCCAGGTGTTTTTCGTGCCGCGGCACGCTTTCATGAAGCTGGTGCAGCAGTCCCCGGTGCTGGCGCAGCGCGTGGCCGAGCGCATCCAGGCCGACCTTGGCAGCTATCTCGAAGCGCTGCAGCCCATTCGCAACAAGTTCAAGCGCTAG
- a CDS encoding exodeoxyribonuclease III — MPIAVVSWNINSVRLRLPMVLDFLKQYSPDVLMLQEIKCTEDQFPRVAFTEAGYPHHAVHGQKGYHGVAIISRFPLTDIATRQFCDIDHSRHISARLDWGSGPVTLHNFYIPAGGDEPDAEINIKFKHKLDFLDEMALWFAEPQFAQGQLIAGDFNVAPHENDVWSHKQMLKVISHTPAETERLDALLAGGHGWVDLIRKHVPYDQKLFSWWSYRGLDWEKSNRGRRLDHIWATADVAAHCSGAEIIKPARGWTEKPSDHVPVIAQFGL, encoded by the coding sequence ATGCCGATTGCCGTTGTCAGCTGGAACATCAACTCGGTGCGCTTGCGCCTGCCCATGGTGCTCGACTTTCTCAAGCAATATAGCCCCGATGTGCTGATGCTCCAGGAGATCAAGTGCACGGAGGATCAGTTTCCCCGCGTGGCCTTTACCGAAGCTGGCTATCCCCACCATGCGGTGCATGGGCAAAAGGGCTATCATGGCGTCGCCATCATTTCTCGCTTCCCGCTCACCGACATTGCCACCCGGCAGTTTTGTGACATCGATCACTCCCGCCACATCTCGGCCCGGCTCGACTGGGGCAGTGGACCGGTGACCCTCCACAACTTCTATATTCCGGCCGGCGGGGACGAGCCCGATGCCGAGATCAACATCAAGTTCAAGCACAAGCTCGATTTCCTCGACGAAATGGCGCTCTGGTTTGCCGAACCGCAGTTCGCCCAGGGCCAGCTCATCGCCGGTGACTTCAACGTCGCCCCGCACGAGAACGACGTGTGGAGCCACAAGCAGATGCTCAAGGTCATCAGCCACACCCCTGCCGAAACCGAGCGGCTCGACGCGCTGCTGGCCGGCGGACACGGCTGGGTGGACCTGATCCGCAAGCACGTGCCCTATGACCAGAAGCTGTTTTCCTGGTGGAGCTATCGCGGGCTCGACTGGGAGAAAAGCAACCGCGGTCGCCGACTTGACCACATCTGGGCCACCGCAGACGTGGCCGCCCATTGCTCGGGGGCCGAGATCATCAAGCCGGCGCGCGGCTGGACGGAAAAGCCCTCTGACCACGTGCCGGTGATCGCCCAGTTTGGCCTGTGA
- the ffh gene encoding signal recognition particle protein: MFESLSDRLGKIFEGLRGRGALNAADVDVALREIRRALIEADVSLEVVRAFVEQVRERAVGAEVTRSVTPGQQVVKIVHDQLVAVLGEDAVAIDLNAPAPVTLLMVGLQGSGKTTTTAKIAKRLKDRQKKKVLLASLDTRRPAAMEQLRVLGEQVGVATLPIVASETPVEIARRAAREARLGGFDVLVLDTAGRTHIDEELMVETTQIKSIANPHEILLVVDALTGQDAINVARSFDERLDVTGIVLTRVDGDGRGGAALSMRAATGKPIKLIGVGEKMDALEDFHPSRIADRILGMGDIVSLVERAAEHVSAEEAAKMAKKLKKGSFDLEDLRNQLLQMKKMGGMGGLMGMLPGMGQMKKAMAGANVDEKIFDRQVAIINSMTKKERAEPDLLNASRRKRIAAGAGVEVSEINKLIKQHRQMADMMKKVSKGGMGALGGMFGGKMGNMLGGMPDLSKMDPAQLEAMARQAGIDPKQLQALPSVQPQLTEKLPTDVGSLLKSAPGLPGLGGAPRFPGLPGLGKKK, encoded by the coding sequence ATGTTCGAGAGCCTTTCAGACCGGCTTGGCAAGATCTTCGAGGGACTGCGAGGGCGCGGTGCGCTCAACGCTGCCGATGTCGATGTGGCGCTGCGCGAGATTCGCCGCGCGCTGATCGAAGCCGACGTGTCGCTCGAAGTGGTGCGTGCCTTTGTGGAACAGGTGCGCGAGCGCGCGGTGGGCGCCGAAGTCACCCGTTCGGTCACGCCCGGCCAGCAAGTGGTCAAGATCGTCCACGACCAGCTCGTTGCCGTGCTGGGCGAGGACGCGGTCGCGATCGATCTCAATGCGCCTGCGCCCGTAACCCTCCTGATGGTGGGTCTGCAGGGCTCGGGCAAGACCACGACCACGGCCAAGATCGCCAAGCGCCTCAAGGACCGGCAGAAAAAGAAGGTGCTGCTGGCCTCGCTCGATACCCGCCGCCCCGCTGCCATGGAGCAGCTGCGCGTGCTGGGCGAGCAGGTGGGCGTTGCCACCTTGCCGATCGTCGCCAGCGAAACCCCGGTCGAGATCGCGCGGCGCGCCGCGCGCGAAGCCCGGCTGGGCGGCTTTGACGTGCTGGTGCTCGACACCGCCGGTCGCACCCATATCGATGAAGAGCTGATGGTCGAAACGACCCAGATCAAGTCGATCGCCAATCCGCACGAAATCCTGTTGGTCGTCGATGCCCTGACCGGTCAGGACGCGATCAATGTGGCGCGCTCGTTCGATGAGCGGCTCGATGTCACGGGTATCGTCCTTACCCGCGTCGATGGCGATGGCCGCGGGGGCGCTGCGCTTTCGATGCGTGCCGCCACCGGCAAGCCGATCAAGCTGATCGGCGTGGGCGAAAAGATGGATGCGCTCGAGGATTTCCATCCCTCGCGCATTGCCGACCGGATCCTGGGGATGGGAGACATCGTCTCCCTCGTCGAGCGCGCCGCAGAGCATGTGTCGGCCGAAGAGGCCGCCAAGATGGCCAAGAAGCTCAAAAAGGGCTCCTTTGACCTCGAGGACCTGCGCAACCAGCTGCTGCAGATGAAAAAAATGGGCGGCATGGGTGGCCTGATGGGCATGCTGCCGGGCATGGGCCAGATGAAAAAGGCCATGGCCGGCGCCAATGTCGACGAAAAGATCTTTGATCGCCAGGTCGCCATCATCAATTCGATGACCAAGAAGGAGCGGGCCGAGCCTGACCTGCTCAATGCCTCGCGCCGCAAGCGCATTGCCGCTGGCGCGGGCGTGGAAGTCAGCGAAATCAACAAGCTCATCAAGCAGCATCGGCAGATGGCCGACATGATGAAAAAGGTCTCCAAGGGCGGCATGGGCGCACTTGGCGGCATGTTCGGCGGCAAGATGGGAAATATGCTGGGCGGCATGCCGGACCTGAGCAAGATGGATCCCGCACAACTCGAAGCCATGGCCCGTCAGGCCGGCATCGATCCCAAGCAGTTGCAGGCCCTGCCCTCCGTGCAGCCGCAGCTGACCGAAAAGCTGCCGACCGATGTCGGTTCGCTGCTCAAATCCGCCCCGGGCCTACCCGGCCTCGGCGGCGCTCCCCGTTTCCCTGGCCTGCCTGGCCTGGGCAAGAAAAAGTAA
- a CDS encoding response regulator transcription factor, whose product MNKRRILLVDDDADLRQTMVDQLEDEREFEIVQAASANDALKATRENNIDLMILDVGLPDMDGREAVKILRQEGFKSPILMLTGQTSDADQIKGLESGANDYLTKPFRFPVLMARIRSALRQHDQSEDAVFTIGPYSFQPAAKMLEANDGGKVRLTDKETSILKYLYRQGPKTITRDVLLKEVWGYNNRVTTHTLETHIYRLRQKIERDPSHARLLVTEEGGYRLVP is encoded by the coding sequence ATGAACAAGCGCCGCATTCTTCTGGTCGATGACGATGCGGATCTGCGCCAGACCATGGTGGATCAACTCGAAGACGAACGGGAATTCGAGATCGTCCAGGCTGCCAGCGCCAATGATGCGCTCAAGGCCACCCGCGAAAACAATATTGACCTCATGATCCTCGATGTCGGCCTGCCCGACATGGATGGGCGCGAGGCGGTGAAGATCCTGCGCCAGGAGGGCTTCAAAAGCCCGATCCTGATGCTGACGGGGCAGACCAGCGATGCCGACCAGATCAAAGGGCTAGAATCGGGCGCCAATGACTATCTGACCAAGCCCTTCCGCTTTCCGGTGCTGATGGCGCGCATCCGCTCGGCGCTGCGCCAGCACGACCAGAGCGAGGACGCGGTGTTCACCATCGGCCCTTATAGTTTTCAGCCGGCCGCCAAGATGCTCGAGGCCAATGACGGGGGCAAGGTGCGCCTGACCGACAAGGAAACCTCGATCCTCAAATATCTCTACCGGCAGGGCCCAAAAACCATCACCCGGGATGTGCTGCTCAAGGAAGTATGGGGCTACAACAACCGCGTGACCACCCATACGCTGGAAACCCACATCTATCGCTTGCGCCAGAAAATCGAGCGCGACCCGTCTCATGCTCGGCTCCTGGTGACCGAAGAAGGGGGCTATCGCCTCGTCCCCTAG
- a CDS encoding YggS family pyridoxal phosphate-dependent enzyme, translated as MRDRIARAQARFEPRLAEVKLVAVSKTFDADAIAPFLEAGQRVFGENRVQEAKGKWPTLRERFADVELHLIGPLQTNKARDAVALFDVIQSVDRDNLAEVLAAEMARTGRKLPCYVQVNIGEEPQKSGIAPAEAVAFVERCRSVHGLDVVGLMCIPPDGVPPGPYFAHLATLGRAAGVSRLSMGMSGDFETAIAMGATDVRVGSALFGGRPPLA; from the coding sequence ATCCGCGATCGCATCGCGCGGGCGCAGGCTCGCTTCGAGCCAAGGTTGGCCGAGGTCAAGCTGGTGGCGGTGTCCAAGACATTCGATGCCGACGCGATCGCCCCCTTTCTCGAGGCAGGGCAGCGCGTGTTCGGCGAGAACCGGGTGCAGGAGGCAAAAGGCAAGTGGCCGACGCTGCGCGAGCGTTTTGCCGATGTGGAACTGCACCTGATCGGGCCGCTGCAGACCAACAAGGCGCGCGATGCCGTGGCCTTGTTCGATGTGATCCAGAGCGTCGACCGCGACAACCTAGCTGAGGTGCTGGCCGCTGAGATGGCGCGCACGGGGCGGAAATTGCCCTGCTATGTGCAGGTCAATATCGGGGAAGAACCGCAAAAGAGCGGCATTGCGCCGGCCGAAGCCGTAGCGTTTGTGGAGCGCTGCCGGAGCGTGCATGGGCTCGATGTGGTGGGGTTGATGTGCATCCCACCCGATGGGGTGCCGCCGGGGCCTTATTTTGCTCATCTGGCCACGCTGGGCCGGGCGGCCGGGGTGTCGCGCCTCTCCATGGGCATGAGCGGGGACTTCGAAACGGCCATTGCCATGGGCGCCACCGATGTGCGGGTGGGCTCGGCCTTGTTCGGGGGCCGACCGCCGCTTGCTTAG